AAGTCAACTGCTATCTTTTTACCACTGCCAAAATTTGTCAGACTTGGGATATGTCCTAGTATGGAATTTCCTGATAAATTTAGGTATCCTAACTCGAATGTTTGATTCCAAAACCACGATGGAACGGAGTCGGAAATCCCCGTGTGTGCTAAGCTCAAATAGTTCAAATGTTTCAGATGCTTAATCCAGAAGGGAAACTCAGGTCCCAACTCCCATTTTCTCAAAGATAGTCCAGTGAGTTGAAATGGAGGGATCCAAGTTCGGTTCGGCTTGTAAGATAACGCGTTTCCATTCGCCCGAAATATCTTCAATCTCGACATGTTTCTAAAGTGTGATTCATACACACATCCCTCCAAAAAATTAAGAGATAAAACAAGGTATTCCAAATTTTTAAGCTGTCCCATACTATTTGGCAAAGTTCCTGTTAGCTTATTATCCACAAGGTCTAATTCCCTTAACTCAGATAGTTCCCCGAGATTATATGGTAACgaaccagaaaaattattcgtGGCCAAATGCAAGTAATGTAAAATTTTAGAACTGCATCCTAAAAGATTGTTTAAGCCACCAGAAATCAGGTTGCGAGATAAGGAAATTTCTCTGAGTTTGCAAAGATTTCTTATTGATTCCGGTAGCGTCCCTTCTAGTTTGTTCCCAGACAAATCAAGAATCGTCAAAGAAGTTAAATTTCCTATGTTATCAGGGATTTCACCCAGCATAAGATTATCCGAAACATCCAAAACCTCGAGAGGAGTAAACCGGCTAAACCAATCGGGGAAACTTGAATtgaaatgatttgaagacaaGTTAAGGTATCTAACGTGCGACACATTCTGCAAACCGGTAGGAAGTTGATTATAAAATCCACAATCACTCAAGTCCAAATGAACCAGATTGctcagattttgaatccaacgagGTGCTGAGGAGTTGAAATGATTACCAGAAAGATCAAGATACCTTAAACTCGACAGATTTTCGAGTTCTTGTGGGATTTCTCCTCCAAATCCAGCCTCAGAAAGATCAAGAAAGTCCAAATTTCGCATTGAACCGATGAAGTTTGGTACCCGAATCCCTTCGAAATCATTGCAACTCAATTCCAAGTGAGACAAGTATTTCAAATCTAGCAAAGATGGATTCAAGTTTCCTCCTAATTTATCATCACAGCCACGAAGGTGAATCCTGGTAACATAACCGGAATCATCACACGATATGCCATCCCATTCGCAACAATTTGTACCTGTCCAATTGGAAAGCCGGTTTCTTGGATCTTTGAGGTTATTCTTGAATATCAAGAGCGCCATCCTCTCACTTTCTTGGCAACTTGCATTAGCAAACTCATTGATCAAGAAACTGCACAGAATTGCTGATAAAAACAGAAGTGAAGCAAGGATTTTCATAGAATAGAGTTTTTTTGTGAAATCTTGATCTTCGAAGAGAACTTATAATTTTGAATCGGATCACATGTATGCCATTCATATTCTGAAcaaataaatgtttttttaagAATGTCTTTTTCCCACTAGCTAAGTTAAAACATTATAATTTAGTGGCGGCTAGCAATTTGTGGTTGTCCTTGATCACATCCAAATGAGTGTGAACAATTGTTCCACGGAATCTTGTAATATagaaataacaatattttttgtGTAATTCTCTTGACCATCTTTAGAATGGTCACAAGTGATATATTTGATATGAACTACTTGATATCGATTGAGTCGAATTTAGAAAATTGGACCTCTGAATAACGAGTCACCATTTTTTcattaatataattttcaaaacataaGGAAACAAACCACGTTGATTCATTTTTTATGTTGATTATCTTTAATAacattaataatatatttttcattcaatttGTTTACTGTGAAATtcgaatcattttttttattattattattatcaaataTACATGAATAAGATTTATCCACATTATTATTAGTTtgattttatttatgcattttctAAAGAAACTAGAAAAATTGAtaggaaaaataattaattcgTCAACCGTGCTTTGAAAACCTGACAAATTGTTAGGAAAACTAATCATTCGTAAATCGAgagttattttgaaatttgcaaaaaaaaaagggacatttaaaaattctcaataccaaactttaatgaTTGACGTAAAATATAATGCTAAAACTTGATTATCTAATTTATTGAGTACTAAGATATCACACAAAGATTTGATAAACATTGTATcttgtttatataattaacGTCAATATGATGTTAAAAAAGTGAAGTGTTTTACTTttgaaattatataaatattgtttttgtCCAAAAAGGAAAGTATCTTTCTCTCTTGGGGTAGGAAAATAATGACCAAAGttaattgaataaaataattgagcttatattgtaaaaataaatattgcTTTTGTCCAAAAAAGTTGAAAAGAAATTGGTTGAGAGGAGACAGTCGAAGTATGAGAAAAGATCTTTCAAGAAGAAGAAAGATCAGAAAGTACgtgttgaggaaaaaaaagaGCAAGTGGGCAGAATCAAATATCAGAAACCAGCTCTGCTGAATAATTGGAAATACAGAAAGGTGCTAAGCAAGAGACTCAGAAATATAAGAAGGCACCGGTGAAAAAGAATATGGTCTACTCTGAAACCGATGAAGAGGACAACCAGGAGAACGTCCCTTTAAAACAAGTCTTCATTAGACCCAAGACTCCAACCACTGCATCCAAATGGTCAAATACAGATGACCCCAAGCAACGAAGGGTGACAAGCAGCCCAAGAAAAGAAGATCAAGTTGGTATCTGAAGTGGCTCAACAGACGACTATTTCACTAGTCCAGTCCACTCGACCAGTGGCTGGCATTAGAATTTTTGAACGTGTTGTTCCTTCCCAAGCTTCTGCAGTTCCTCCAGTGGACCCTAAGGACAAAGGAAAGGGGAATATGCCACCGCCATCCAAGACTCCTACTGCTATTCGTACATATTTCACCCTGACACTATCTCAAGTATTGAAGGCGGTGgcaaagaaaatgaagatgttcGATAAATGTTTTGAACATCACAACTCTGTATTGTTCAAGACCATCTTGGAGGAGAATCTACTTGAGAAGTTGGCTATTTTGGAAGTCCAGATGCTGGATTAGGCCAAGACTGATGAGATTGAAGTAGCTCTCGGCCGGCGGAATTTTATTTCCTTTGATCCTATTCTATTCATGAGCGGTTGCTTTCTGTCACGAGCTCCATTCGAACCAAGATCTCTGGGAAATGAATACAATCCCAGTGAACTGTCTTTTTTTATTCTAATCGCGACTTTTGGTTACCTGGTTCATCTTTCTCTTCCGAATAAGGGAAAGCCTTCTACGGCTGATAATCATCCAGTGGCAGAGACATTTTGATGACACCAACCACACAACTCCAGATGGTGTTGTCGTCATTTCACAGCTAGAGTTGGATGTTTTTTACAACAGCTCCAATGTTGTGAAGGGAGTTTGAAATGATTCTTCGACCGCTCCCAAGACAATCGAAATTTACTCCAGTGAAGCCATTGCTATGATAAATGAAATGGGcgtagaagaagaagaagaaggaaaagcTAGGAAAGAAGAGAAAACAAAAGGAGACAAAATGAATGCCCAGATATCAACCATTTCATATACAGACGGCGGCCCTTCCACGGTCTCTGGTGCTGAACAACTAGTGGTTGAAGAACCCTCTTCAACCGCTACAAATCATTCAACTGTTTATCCTGCTTCAACCATTTGGAAACACAACTTGGGGTACCTTTTTCTTCCTCTACTTTTACCAACCCTGAAACATGTCCTTCCACAATTGTTGAGGTTGATGCACCACTACCTGAGGTCCTTATGACCTCAGTAGATGAAATGGTGAAGCGTATGGCAGAATTTGACCTCTTTGATGACTGGTCCACTCGCATGGACACTAATCAAGATAATGGTCCTAAGAGTGCATCTCCTGAGACTATATTTGAATAAGAATCCCCAAAGTCCTCACCTACTCAGAAGATTGTTGATCAAGATGAATATTCTACTCTTTCTCCTCCACCGATCGAGTCTGACATAACAAAATATGCATCTCCCATTCTTCCAAATCACGAAGGAACCTCATGAATCGATAAGATGTAGAATGTTGAGATGGGTACTGATAATTAAGACAACGGTCGGAACATAGTGACAGTGAGGCTGACCCTTCACGCACAATTAATCAGATTGCGTCGCTGCACACTTCATAGAGATCAATTTATATCTTGAAAAGGTCAGACACCTCATGGTCAACTTTGATGCTCATTTGATGGCCTTCGATGTCTGTATCTTCAATATTTGCCAAGATGTTATGAGAAATGTGTCTGAACTCAAATCGGAcatcaaaattttcataaatgaaTTTAAGAGTTCAAAGAAGCACACCACCAATGTCAGTCACCTTGTATGGAAAGTTAACCGAAAGTGAACAAGTACTTGGGCTCATATTGACGGTCTTCAGGGATCATTTTCAGAAAGGTGATTCCAAAAAGGGGAAAGAAGAACAACAAAGGCAAGAAGAGGACAGAAGGAGACAAGATGAAGCTAGGAGAAGAGCGAGCAGCTGAAGAGGAAAAGAGAAAGAGATAACAACATAGTAGAGGTGGTGAATCAGGTTGGGGTGGAAGTTTCTTGTTGGAGCTAGTATAGGTTTTTATGTATAGTATAGGTGTTTATGTAAATTGTTAGATATCTtagttttgatgataacaaacaATAACTTATTGAAATAGATCAAGCTGACATTGCAATGTATTATCAGACTCCACCGTCCATTGAAGATTATGGAGAAGATGTTCAACCGATTTCAAAATGCGAAGCTATCCGACCTTTTTATCATCAGCAGCGTGTTTGATTTGTTCAAC
The sequence above is a segment of the Primulina tabacum isolate GXHZ01 chromosome 6, ASM2559414v2, whole genome shotgun sequence genome. Coding sequences within it:
- the LOC142549266 gene encoding receptor-like protein EIX2; the protein is MKILASLLFLSAILCSFLINEFANASCQESERMALLIFKNNLKDPRNRLSNWTGTNCCEWDGISCDDSGYVTRIHLRGCDDKLGGNLNPSLLDLKYLSHLELSCNDFEGIRVPNFIGSMRNLDFLDLSEAGFGGEIPQELENLSSLRYLDLSGNHFNSSAPRWIQNLSNLVHLDLSDCGFYNQLPTGLQNVSHVRYLNLSSNHFNSSFPDWFSRFTPLEVLDVSDNLMLGEIPDNIGNLTSLTILDLSGNKLEGTLPESIRNLCKLREISLSRNLISGGLNNLLGCSSKILHYLHLATNNFSGSLPYNLGELSELRELDLVDNKLTGTLPNSMGQLKNLEYLVLSLNFLEGCVYESHFRNMSRLKIFRANGNALSYKPNRTWIPPFQLTGLSLRKWELGPEFPFWIKHLKHLNYLSLAHTGISDSVPSWFWNQTFELGYLNLSGNSILGHIPSLTNFGSGKKIAVDLKWNFITGPLPIISSNITMLDFSYNHISGSMQNFLCNNGTQENRLEILDLGYNQLSGEIPDCWMNWSRLRVIRLHSNFNLSGEIPRSARFLTVLESLHLRRNNLSGTLPSFVNELTGLKVLDLGRNHFTGRIPKWINILSKLVIFNLRYNEFSGEIPDEICFLDSLQVLDLASNSLSGRIPTCFDNFSVMAGKKTPSDHIYYTVEDTFGGLADSQFLVMKGRFAEYSNNLQLVLTVDLSDNDLSGTIPTQITKLVKLMALNLSGNSLTGLIPDAIGDMEWLESFDLSKNRLSGEIPQSISRLTFLSNLNLSYNNLIGKIPSSSQLEGLGNSSFHGNRLCGPPISENCDENSETTINEDDEEESKGSFLSSDKIGIFVSVLLGFIFGFWGVLGPILVSNSFRTTYFRVLSSAGNCIYYIWFKFLRIINVN